In Pan troglodytes isolate AG18354 chromosome 21, NHGRI_mPanTro3-v2.0_pri, whole genome shotgun sequence, one genomic interval encodes:
- the GTSF1L gene encoding gametocyte-specific factor 1-like, with protein sequence MEPETFEICPYDPHHRIPLSRFQYHLASCRRKNPKKAKKMATCKYNACHVVRIKNLEEHEAVCVNRSAVEEEDTENPLKVSPPSSEQNDDTQQVSPCLPSPDIWNVDGANCQHVFVLKTFFPQKVVCENDTKESARETSPQKILRPGQ encoded by the coding sequence ATGGAGCCAGAAACCTTTGAAATTTGCCCTTATGATCCTCACCACCGAATCCCACTCAGCAGATTCCAGTACCACCTGGCATCGTGCAGGAGAAAGAACCCCAAGAAAGCCAAAAAGATGGCCACCTGCAAATACAACGCCTGCCACGTGGTCCGCATCAAAAATCTGGAGGAACATGAGGCTGTTTGTGTCAACAGGAGCGCTGTGGAAGAAGAGGACACCGAGAACCCTCTGAAAGTCAGTCCTCCTAGTTCAGAGCAGAACGATGACACCCAGCAGGTCTCACCCTGCCTTCCCAGCCCCGATATCTGGAATGTCGATGGCGCTAATTGCCAGCATGTGTTTGTCCTTAAgactttttttcctcaaaagGTTGTTTGTGAAAATGACACGAAAGAGTCAGCAAGAGAGACCAGTCCCCAGAAGATCCTCAGACCAGGACAGTAA